From the genome of Pseudomonas putida:
TCGTGATTGACCGGCGGCGTATCGGCCAGCAGACCCAACCAGCCGAACGGGTAGATGCGCTCGTACTGCTTGAGCACACCTTCGGGAATACTTTGCCGCGACACCCCGTGGAAGCCATCGCAGCCAGCGATATAGTCGCAATCCAGGCGGTAGGTCTCGCCGTCTTTTTCGAACGTGATGTAGGGCTTTTCGCCCTTGAGCTCATGGGGCTGGACATTGCTGGCAGAATAGAAGATCGGCGCGCCACTGGCCTCGCGCGCCTGCATCAGGTCGCGGGTGACTTCGGTCTGGCCGTAGACCATCACCGTCTTGCCACCGGTCAGGCCTTTCAGGTCCAGGCGCTGACGGCGCCCGGCCACCAGCAGTTCGACGCCTTCGTGAACCAGCCCTTCCTCGTCCATGCGGGCCGAGACGCCGGCCTCGCGCAACAGATCGACGGTACCCTGTTCGAGCACACCGGCGCGGATGCGGCCAAGTACGTATTCGGCAGTCTGGCGTTCAAGGATGACCGTTTCGATGCCAGCGTTGTGCAGCAGCTGGCCAAGCAGCAGGCCCGACGGACCCGCACCGATAATTGCAACCTGAGTTTTCATTGTTGTTGTCTCGTTGTGGCGATGGCGCCCCACCTCTGGCAGTGGCGAGCATCTGCTGTTAGGGTTTGCCCTTGCATTTTTACGGGCAAACCCCGCTAAAAAAGTGTGCTATCCGATGCAAAAACTGCACTTTTACAAAAAACGTTCGATTAACGAACAGGCAGATAACAATGAAATCCACCTTACCGGGCGTGCCACTGTTCCAGCTTTATGGTGAGAACCAGGCTTGGCCCAGCACCGACCTGCTGCACTGTGAGTCGATCCCGGCACGCAGCCGCTTGCACCATTGGGAAATCAAGCCGCACCAGCATGCCGACCTGTGCCAGTTGCTGTACGTCCAGCGCGGCGAAGCCCAGGTGCAGATCGAAGGCGTGAACACCATCATCCGCGAGGCTGCCATCCAGGTGGTGCCACCGCTGGCGGTGCACGGGTTTCGTTTCAGCGCCGACATCGAAGGCTACGTCCTTACCTTCGGCCCCGCCCTGGTAGCCGATCTGGAGCAGCGTCTCGGCGCGCCGCTGCACGTGCTGGCGGCCCCTGGGTGCTATGCGCTGGGCAAGGACCGGCGCTCGCTGCGCAGCCTCATCGAGACCCTGCAGCAGGAGTATCAGGGGACGGCGCCAGCACGTGCGGCCATGCTCGAGGCGCTGGTAACGGCCCTGATGGTGTGGATCAGCCGCCGCCAGCAACTGGGCCAGGCGCCGCGTAACCGCGACGAACGGGACCGCCAACTGTTGGGTCAATACCTGCGCCTGGTCGAGGCGCACTACCGCGAGCACCTGAGCGTGGAGGCGTTTGCCGCCCGCCTGAACATCACCAGCCTGCAACTCAACCAACTGTGCCGGGCGCTGAGCGGGCAAACCGCGTTGCAAGTCATTCACCAGCGTTTATTGCTCGAAGCCCGCCGTAACCTGACCTACACCCAGATGAGCATCGGCCAGCTATCGGACAACCTGGGTTTCAGCGATCCGACCTACTTCGCACGGTTCTTCAAACGCCTGAGCGGCCAGACCCCCAACCACTACCGCCGAGCGCAACAACCAGACTGACCACAGCCGGCACAACAGGGTGGTTTCGGCTTCTGCTTGACGTATACGTCAACCTGCATTCAGGATAGTGGCATACCTTCCGTCGAGCGCCACGCATGAGCAGCCAGACCTACAGCATTTCCGACCTGTCCCGTGAGCTGGACATCACCACCCGGGCTATCCGCTTTTACGAAGAACAAGGCCTGCTCAGCCCCGAGCGTCGCGGTCTCGAACGCGTCTACTCGGCGCGGGACAAGGTCAGTCTCAAGCTCATCCTGCGCGGCAAGCGCATCGGTTTCTCGCTGGCCGAATGCCGCGAGCTGATCGAGCTGTACGACCCAACCAGCGGCAACCTCAAGCAGCTCAACAGCATGCTGGCGAAGATCGCCGAACGTCGCAGTCAGCTCGAACAACATATGCTCGACATCCATCAGATGCAGCTCGAACTCGACACCGCCCAGGAACGCTGCGAACAGGCCCTGGCCGCCACCCTGAACAACAACCACAAAGCCTGACCCGTCACTGGAGCCTTGCCATGCCGTTGCCGAACAAAGTCCGCCTGGTCGAAGTGGGGCCACGCGATGGCCTGCAGAACGAAGCCCAACCCATCAGCATCGCCGACAAGGTGCGCCTGGTCGACGACCTGAGCGCGGCTGGCTTGGGCTATATAGAAGTGGGCAGCTTCGTCTCGCCCAAATGGGTACCGCAGATGGCTGGCTCCGCCGAGGTGTTCGCCACCATCGAGCAACGCCCAGGCGTCACCTATGCAGCCCTTGCCCCCAACCTGCGTGGCTTCGAGGATGCGTTGGCGGCCGGCGTGAAGGAAGTGGCGGTGTTCGCTGCGGCTTCCGAGGCGTTTTCCCAACGCAACATCAATTGCTCGATCAGTGACAGCCTCAAGCGCTTCGAGCCGATCATGGAGGCGGCCCGCAGCCATGGCGTGCGGGTGCGCGGATATGTGTCCTGCGTGCTGGGCTGCCCATATGAAGGCAAGGTCAGCGCAGAGCAGGTGGCGCCGGTGGCGCGGGCCCTGCACGACATGGGCTGCTACGAGGTCTCGCTGGGCGACACCATCGGCACCGGTACCGCCGGCGATACCCGCCGCCTATTCGAAGTGGTGTCTGCCCAGGTGCCGAGGGAACAGCTGGCCGGGCACTTCCACGATACCTATGGCCAGGCGCTGGCCAACGTCTACGCCAGCCTGCTCGAGGGCATCGCCGTGTTCGACAGCTCGGTGGCCGGCCTCGGTGGTTGCCCCTACGCCAAGGGCGCCACTGGCAATATTGCCAGCGAAGACGTGGTGTTTCTGCTGCAAGGGCTGGGCATCGACACCGGCATCGACCTCGACAAGCTGATTGCCGCAGGCCAGCGCATCAGCGCCGTGCTCGGGCGCGCCAACGGCTCGCGAGTGGCGCGGGCGCGCAGCGCGCACTGAGTCATACGGGTGTCACACAAGTGTGGGCGGGAGTGTTACCTCCCCTGCCCACCACCACAGAAAATCGGGTAACAGGGAAACAAATCGACAGAATTTCCCGGCCACGCAATCCACTCAAAATCATTAACACATTGATTTTAAAGGATTTTTAAAAGTTGGCACGGCACCTGCTATATCTTTGGTACAAGAACAACAAAAATGCGATACCCAATAAAAACAACAGGTAACGGCTCTGACATAACAAGAACAACACGGCAGAGGCGTAGCAAGCAGATTTTTTTGGAGTCGACAGATTTTCCAGGGGTTCGTCCCCGCGGGCTGACACAGAACAATAAAACTACCTTCAGGTAGCGGCAGTCAGAACGGATCGCAAGATGAAAACAGGTCAGCGCTCAAAAAAATACGTTTGCTCTTGACCCCGCATGGGGGTCACCCGCTACACCGAGGCAGGCTTACAAAAACAACAAAAGGCCAGTCTTCAATAATAAGAAAAGAGCAGGCAACAACGCTTTGAGGGGAGCTTCGGCTCCCCTCAGTGCTTCCTGCCCTCCTCCTCTTCCTGCTTCACCGCCTGTTCCTCCTTCTCCTGCCCCTCGATCTTTTCCACCAGCAACGGCATCGTACCCAG
Proteins encoded in this window:
- a CDS encoding helix-turn-helix domain-containing protein — its product is MKSTLPGVPLFQLYGENQAWPSTDLLHCESIPARSRLHHWEIKPHQHADLCQLLYVQRGEAQVQIEGVNTIIREAAIQVVPPLAVHGFRFSADIEGYVLTFGPALVADLEQRLGAPLHVLAAPGCYALGKDRRSLRSLIETLQQEYQGTAPARAAMLEALVTALMVWISRRQQLGQAPRNRDERDRQLLGQYLRLVEAHYREHLSVEAFAARLNITSLQLNQLCRALSGQTALQVIHQRLLLEARRNLTYTQMSIGQLSDNLGFSDPTYFARFFKRLSGQTPNHYRRAQQPD
- a CDS encoding MerR family transcriptional regulator translates to MSSQTYSISDLSRELDITTRAIRFYEEQGLLSPERRGLERVYSARDKVSLKLILRGKRIGFSLAECRELIELYDPTSGNLKQLNSMLAKIAERRSQLEQHMLDIHQMQLELDTAQERCEQALAATLNNNHKA
- a CDS encoding hydroxymethylglutaryl-CoA lyase, yielding MPLPNKVRLVEVGPRDGLQNEAQPISIADKVRLVDDLSAAGLGYIEVGSFVSPKWVPQMAGSAEVFATIEQRPGVTYAALAPNLRGFEDALAAGVKEVAVFAAASEAFSQRNINCSISDSLKRFEPIMEAARSHGVRVRGYVSCVLGCPYEGKVSAEQVAPVARALHDMGCYEVSLGDTIGTGTAGDTRRLFEVVSAQVPREQLAGHFHDTYGQALANVYASLLEGIAVFDSSVAGLGGCPYAKGATGNIASEDVVFLLQGLGIDTGIDLDKLIAAGQRISAVLGRANGSRVARARSAH
- the pobA gene encoding 4-hydroxybenzoate 3-monooxygenase produces the protein MKTQVAIIGAGPSGLLLGQLLHNAGIETVILERQTAEYVLGRIRAGVLEQGTVDLLREAGVSARMDEEGLVHEGVELLVAGRRQRLDLKGLTGGKTVMVYGQTEVTRDLMQAREASGAPIFYSASNVQPHELKGEKPYITFEKDGETYRLDCDYIAGCDGFHGVSRQSIPEGVLKQYERIYPFGWLGLLADTPPVNHELIYAHHERGFVLCSQRSNTRSRYYLQVPLDDRVEAWSDERFWDELKARLPEDVGARLVTGPSLEKSIAPLRSLVVEPMQYGNLFLVGDAAHIVPPTGAKGLNLAASDVNYLFRILVKVYREGRTDLLEQYSPLALRRVWKGERFSWFMTQLLHDFAGHKDDWDQKMQEADREYFLSSQAGLANIAENYVGLPYEEVA